A stretch of the Panicum virgatum strain AP13 chromosome 9N, P.virgatum_v5, whole genome shotgun sequence genome encodes the following:
- the LOC120690489 gene encoding bZIP transcription factor 1-A-like isoform X2, with amino-acid sequence MGKGDVATRSKSQKSSAIQNEQSTPTNPPTAYPDWSQFQAYYNAAGSAPVTPPAFFHSSVAPSPQGHPYMWGPQMMPPYGTPPPYAAMYAQGTPYQQASMPPGSHPYSPYPMQSPNGTVQTPTSGAGGSETDKSSKNKWKTLLKRSRGSLGSLDVVAAKNNKSPAKPSASSSNEGSSQSESGSGSSSEGSSTNSKSDSRVKDSSERGQGNDSRRKATTLNMGVDYWGAPASVPVHGKVIAAPASAPSSNSRDIVLSDPAIQDERELKKQKRKQSNRESARRSRLRKQAEWEEVANRADLLKQENSSLKEELKQLQEKCDSLTSENTSLHEKLKALEDEKSNGNWYKD; translated from the exons ATGGGAAAGGGAGATGTGGCCACTAGGTCCAAGTCTCAAAAATCGTCAGCAATACAG AATGAGCAGAGTACGCCTACTAATCCCCCCACAGCATATCCTGACTGGTCTCAGTTCCAG GCATACTATAATGCTGCTGGGTCAGCTCCAGTGACCCCACCGGCTTTTTTTCATTCATCTGTAGCTCCAAGTCCACAGGGACACCCATACATGTGGGGTCCACAG ATGATGCCTCCTTATGGGACACCACCACCATATGCAGCTATGTATGCACAAGGCACACCATATCAGCAGGCATCCATGCCACCG GGTTCACACCCATACAGTCCTTATCCTATGCAGTCACCAAATGGGACAGTTCAAACTCCA ACATCTGGTGCTGGCGGTTCAGAGACAGATAAATCAAGCAAAAATAAGTGGAAGACTCTCCTGAAGAGATCCAGAGGAAGTTTAGGTAGTCTGGATGTAGTTGCAGCCAAAAATAATAAATCACCTGCAAAACCTTCAGCTTCTTCCTCCAATGAAGGTTCTTCACAAAG TGAGAGTGGAAGTGGGAGTTCTTCTGAAGGAAGCAGTACAAATTCAAAAAGT GATTCAAGGGTAAAGGATAGTTCTGAGCGCGGGCAGGGTAATG ATTCTAGGCGTAAAG CAACTACTTTGAATATGGGAGTGGATTACTGGGGTGCTCCTGCATCTGTACCTGTGCATGGTAAAGTTATTGCAGCGCCAGCATCAGCACCTTCATCAAATTCGCGTGATATTGTTCTCAGTGATCCAGCTATACAG GATGAGCGAGAATTGAAGAAACAAAAGCGGAAGCAATCAAATAGGGAATCAGCTCGCCGCTCAAGATTGCGCAAACAG GCTGAATGGGAGGAAGTAGCCAACCGTGCAGATTTGCTAAAGCAGGAAAACAGTTCACTCAAAGAAGAATTGAAGCAACTTCAGGAGAAATGTGATAGCTTGACCTCAGAAAATACATCTCTACAT GAGAAGCTTAAAGCGCTTGAAGATGAGAAATCAAATGGAAATTGGTACAAAGATTAA
- the LOC120690489 gene encoding bZIP transcription factor 1-A-like isoform X1: MGKGDVATRSKSQKSSAIQNEQSTPTNPPTAYPDWSQFQAYYNAAGSAPVTPPAFFHSSVAPSPQGHPYMWGPQMMPPYGTPPPYAAMYAQGTPYQQASMPPGSHPYSPYPMQSPNGTVQTPTSGAGGSETDKSSKNKWKTLLKRSRGSLGSLDVVAAKNNKSPAKPSASSSNEGSSQSESGSGSSSEGSSTNSKSDSRVKDSSERGQGNDSRRKGTQSSAVEPTQPSSGPVVLNPMMPFWSVPPPMGGPATTLNMGVDYWGAPASVPVHGKVIAAPASAPSSNSRDIVLSDPAIQDERELKKQKRKQSNRESARRSRLRKQAEWEEVANRADLLKQENSSLKEELKQLQEKCDSLTSENTSLHEKLKALEDEKSNGNWYKD; the protein is encoded by the exons ATGGGAAAGGGAGATGTGGCCACTAGGTCCAAGTCTCAAAAATCGTCAGCAATACAG AATGAGCAGAGTACGCCTACTAATCCCCCCACAGCATATCCTGACTGGTCTCAGTTCCAG GCATACTATAATGCTGCTGGGTCAGCTCCAGTGACCCCACCGGCTTTTTTTCATTCATCTGTAGCTCCAAGTCCACAGGGACACCCATACATGTGGGGTCCACAG ATGATGCCTCCTTATGGGACACCACCACCATATGCAGCTATGTATGCACAAGGCACACCATATCAGCAGGCATCCATGCCACCG GGTTCACACCCATACAGTCCTTATCCTATGCAGTCACCAAATGGGACAGTTCAAACTCCA ACATCTGGTGCTGGCGGTTCAGAGACAGATAAATCAAGCAAAAATAAGTGGAAGACTCTCCTGAAGAGATCCAGAGGAAGTTTAGGTAGTCTGGATGTAGTTGCAGCCAAAAATAATAAATCACCTGCAAAACCTTCAGCTTCTTCCTCCAATGAAGGTTCTTCACAAAG TGAGAGTGGAAGTGGGAGTTCTTCTGAAGGAAGCAGTACAAATTCAAAAAGT GATTCAAGGGTAAAGGATAGTTCTGAGCGCGGGCAGGGTAATG ATTCTAGGCGTAAAGGTACTCAAAGCTCTGCAGTTGAACCCACACAACCATCTTCTGGTCCAGTTGTGCTTAACCCCATGATGCCATTTTGGTCTGTCCCCCCTCCGATGGGTGGTCCAGCAACTACTTTGAATATGGGAGTGGATTACTGGGGTGCTCCTGCATCTGTACCTGTGCATGGTAAAGTTATTGCAGCGCCAGCATCAGCACCTTCATCAAATTCGCGTGATATTGTTCTCAGTGATCCAGCTATACAG GATGAGCGAGAATTGAAGAAACAAAAGCGGAAGCAATCAAATAGGGAATCAGCTCGCCGCTCAAGATTGCGCAAACAG GCTGAATGGGAGGAAGTAGCCAACCGTGCAGATTTGCTAAAGCAGGAAAACAGTTCACTCAAAGAAGAATTGAAGCAACTTCAGGAGAAATGTGATAGCTTGACCTCAGAAAATACATCTCTACAT GAGAAGCTTAAAGCGCTTGAAGATGAGAAATCAAATGGAAATTGGTACAAAGATTAA
- the LOC120690487 gene encoding uncharacterized protein LOC120690487 isoform X1, whose translation MNLSEDWRFLFPVSAVFAAPSAAPLPAAAASRGPLHFSPLPPRTPLLSLPFPVLPLRSSTRRLDRHLRSFVRGPSFLPRSDLDSFSETLLPQPSLPSSPPSNLIAVLRRPRLSSCSLILFFPYGENTEHVAFVTLDATTATGSAPVSPAVQRDGFKHPGQRIQQLATTVNEPSWASEPEDSLEGFLLAVTMYSLNWFRVESRGLGTSALVPAAKQGFDSVIVHACWSRHLLSECIVLLESGELCWFNLDTRQGGKMKIDFGSKDDCGDWLSCDYGAQPWIVIVASSKSILLIDLRFGDCGECKVLARVGMPGLFETDPFAGADQYLAFCRAGFDHFHFSVVTKRYLILLDVRQPLTPVLAWQHELESPNNVAMFRLSELRHSKEHEWASSSGFAILVGSFWTGEFSVFCYGPKEQGCPENSHLYAWDLPSRFSLTNQHCSCSNGIVKDVFSRPVSRDGYVSQPSKNPTIGYCILPHDFLVSEPSFTGFALICLKALGKLEMQRYRASASHDDVPCDESQHTARTSKLATFPDTLCEDFPFRYSLMKLHFLSKYLEGNLCNALVKHYSGVNKQMGRIIVSEAVSEYAEDNSSSSSRSVSDFLCNASIPMNIFEIACQRILNSLPSNILHVTFSKYKDMLACSTEKTVSEHLDVPTCLAHDKLRPFLLAKPSSISYYLTSKVQSPNALVGPVLPIHVLLAMEEISKGIESFSEGATLETDSVSDQCSEVFEAFDPVISIADTHNFDVSQGLNHEKPYFGYEPQIEHRFTLDGNAGKEKEDRKLDNLLHTSATSYQDKIFTTFVCGKAKVPDCGPEQAATSFFDFGPVRMDFDTPGMEIQPDEEKMYKCLTKQFVTWQNSFKPYQDFCSSHKIQRLSQ comes from the coding sequence ATGAACCTCTCGGAGGACTGGCGCTTCCTCTTCCCGGTCTCTGCCGTCTTCGCGGCGCCATCCGCTGccccgctgcccgccgccgccgcctcccgtggGCCACTCCACTTCTCCCCTCTCCCGCCTCGCACCCCGCTgctctccctccccttccccgtCCTGCCCCTGCGCTCCTCCACCCGCCGCCTGGACCGCCACCTCCGCTCGTTTGTCCGgggcccctccttcctcccgcgCTCCGACCTAGATTCCTTCTCTGAGACACTCCTCCCGCAGCCGTCTCTGCCCTCCTCGCCTCCGTCCAATCTGAtcgccgtcctccgccgcccccgcctctCCTCGTGCTCTCTTATCCTCTTCTTCCCCTATGGCGAGAATACTGAGCATGTTGCCTTTGTTACTCTGGATGCCACCACGGCCACTGGTTCCGCGCCCGTCTCGCCGGCCGTTCAGAGGGATGGGTTCAAGCACCCGGGTCAACGCATCCAGCAGCTTGCTACCACTGTTAATGAGCCGTCCTGGGCGTCGGAGCCGGAAGACAGCCTTGAGGGGTTCCTGCTTGCCGTGACAATGTACTCCCTGAATTGGTTCAGGGTTGAGTCACGGGGTTTGGGTACTTCGGCCCTAGTGCCGGCTGCCAAGCAGGGGTTCGACTCTGTCATCGTGCATGCTTGCTGGAGTAGGCATTTGCTGTCTGAATGTATTGTGTTGCTGGAGAGTGGGGAGTTATGCTGGTTCAATCTAGATACACGGCAAGGTGGAAAAATGAAAATTGATTTTGGTAGCAAGGATGACTGTGGGGACTGGCTAAGCTGTGATTATGGGGCTCAACCGTGGATAGTAATTGTTGCGAGTTCAAAATCCATTCTTTTGATTGACTTGAGATTTGGGGACTGTGGCGAGTGCAAGGTTTTAGCAAGAGTTGGGATGCCAGGACTGTTTGAAACTGACCCTTTTGCTGGGGCGGATCAGTATCTTGCATTCTGCAGGGCTGGGTTTGATCATTTCCATTTCTCAGTGGTGACAAAGCGTTATTTGATTCTACTTGATGTGAGACAGCCGTTGACACCTGTGTTGGCATGGCAACATGAGCTTGAGAGCCCTAACAATGTTGCTATGTTTCGGCTTTCTGAATTGAGACATTCCAAGGAACATGAGTGGGCATCAAGTTCTGGTTTTGCTATTTTGGTTGGTTCATTCTGGACAGGCGAGTTCAGTGTGTTCTGTTATGGACCTAAGGAGCAAGGCTGTCCTGAGAATTCTCACCTGTATGCTTGGGATCTTCCATCACGGTTCTCTCTGACAAATCAGCACTGCAGCTGCAGCAATGGAATAGTGAAAGATGTATTCTCAAGGCCTGTTTCAAGAGATGGCTATGTTTCCCAACCAAGTAAGAACCCCACTATTGGCTACTGCATTCTTCCACATGACTTCTTGGTGTCGGAGCCATCATTTACTGGCTTTGCTTTGATTTGTCTGAAAGCATTGGGGAAGTTAGAAATGCAAAGGTACCGTGCATCAGCATCACATGATGATGTCCCATGTGATGAATCACAACATACTGCCAGGACTAGCAAGTTAGCTACATTTCCTGACACTCTCTGTGAAGATTTCCCCTTCAGATATAGTTTAATGAAGTTGCATTTTCTATCTAAATATCTGGAAGGGAATCTGTGCAATGCATTGGTGAAGCATTATTCTGGTGTCAATAAACAGATGGGCCGAATTATTGTTAGTGAAGCTGTGTCAGAATATGCAGAAGATAACTCTAGTTCATCTTCTCGATCAGTTTCAGATTttctatgcaatgctagtatcCCCATGAACATTTTTGAAATTGCATGCCAGAGAATATTGAACAGCCTACCATCAAATATCCTTCATGTTACCTTCTCGAAATACAAGGACATGCTAGCATGCAGCACAGAGAAAACCGTAAGTGAGCATTTAGATGTTCCTACCTGTTTGGCACACGATAAACTTCGACCTTTCCTGTTGGCAAAACCTTCAAGCATAAGTTACTATCTGACTAGCAAGGTTCAGTCTCCAAATGCACTTGTTGGTCCAGTACTGCCCATACATGTTCTACTTGCAATGGAAGAGATAAGCAAGGGTATAGAAAGCTTTTCTGAAGGAGCAACTTTAGAAACTGACTCTGTAAGCGATCAATGTAGTGAAGTTTTTGAAGCCTTTGATCCTGTAATATCAATTGCTGACACGCACAACTTTGATGTTTCACAAGGGCTGAATCACGAGAAGCCCTATTTTGGTTATGAGCCTCAGATTGAACATAGGTTCACCCTAGATGGAAATGctggaaaggagaaagaagatcGTAAGCTAGACAATCTGTTGCATACATCTGCAACATCATATCAGGATAAAATCTTTACAACATTTGTCTGCGGAAAAGCAAAAGTTCCTGATTGTGGACCTGAACAAGCTGCAACTTCTTTCTTTGATTTTGGCCCAGTGAGGATGGACTTTGATACCCCAGGCATGGAAATTCAGCCTGATGAAGAAAAAATGTACAAATGCTTGACAAAACAATTTGTAACATGGCAAAACAGTTTCAAGCCATACCAAGATTTTTGTAGCTCTCATAAAATACAAAGGCTAAGCCAATAG
- the LOC120690487 gene encoding uncharacterized protein LOC120690487 isoform X2, protein MEAQVSVSKKKKILPPNRPAPCSTSRSSAWRRPPLSTRPLSLQPAAAPPPTDSLPRLRGRPRSPCPCPMNLSEDWRFLFPVSAVFAAPSAAPLPAAAASRGPLHFSPLPPRTPLLSLPFPVLPLRSSTRRLDRHLRSFVRGPSFLPRSDLDSFSETLLPQPSLPSSPPSNLIAVLRRPRLSSCSLILFFPYGENTEHVAFVTLDATTATGSAPVSPAVQRDGFKHPGQRIQQLATTVNEPSWASEPEDSLEGFLLAVTMYSLNWFRVESRGLGTSALVPAAKQGFDSVIVHACWSRHLLSECIVLLESGELCWFNLDTRQGGKMKIDFGSKDDCGDWLSCDYGAQPWIVIVASSKSILLIDLRFGDCGECKVLARVGMPGLFETDPFAGADQYLAFCRAGFDHFHFSVVTKRYLILLDVRQPLTPVLAWQHELESPNNVAMFRLSELRHSKEHEWASSSGFAILVGSFWTGEFSVFCYGPKEQGCPENSHLYAWDLPSRFSLTNQHCSCSNGIVKDVFSRPVSRDGYVSQPSKNPTIGYCILPHDFLVSEPSFTGFALICLKALGKLEMQRYRASASHDDVPCDESQHTARTSKLATFPDTLCEDFPFRYSLMKLHFLSKYLEGNLCNALVKHYSGVNKQMGRIIVSEAVSEYAEDNSSSSSRSVSDFLCNASIPMNIFEIACQRILNSLPSNILHVTFSKYKDMLACSTEKTVSEHLDVPTCLAHDKLRPFLLAKPSSISYYLTSKVQSPNALVGPVLPIHVLLAMEEISKGIESFSEGATLETDSVSDQCSEVFEAFDPVISIADTHNFDVSQGLNHEKPYFGYEPQIEHRFTLDGNAGKEKEDRKLDNLLHTSATSYQDKIFTTFVCGKAKVPDCGPEQAATSFFDFGPVRMDFDTPGMEIQPDEEKMYKCLTKQFVTWQNSFKPYQDFCSSHKIQRLSQ, encoded by the coding sequence ATGGAGGCTCAAGtttccgtttcaaaaaaaaaaaaaatcttgccgCCGAACAGGCCGGCTCCCTGCTCCACCTCCCGGTCcagcgcgtggcggcggccgcccctCTCCACCCGACCCCTCTCGCTCCAGCCGgcagccgcgccaccgcccaccgaTTCCCTCCCGCGCCTGCGCGGGCGGCCCCGCTCGCCGTGCCCCTGCCCCATGAACCTCTCGGAGGACTGGCGCTTCCTCTTCCCGGTCTCTGCCGTCTTCGCGGCGCCATCCGCTGccccgctgcccgccgccgccgcctcccgtggGCCACTCCACTTCTCCCCTCTCCCGCCTCGCACCCCGCTgctctccctccccttccccgtCCTGCCCCTGCGCTCCTCCACCCGCCGCCTGGACCGCCACCTCCGCTCGTTTGTCCGgggcccctccttcctcccgcgCTCCGACCTAGATTCCTTCTCTGAGACACTCCTCCCGCAGCCGTCTCTGCCCTCCTCGCCTCCGTCCAATCTGAtcgccgtcctccgccgcccccgcctctCCTCGTGCTCTCTTATCCTCTTCTTCCCCTATGGCGAGAATACTGAGCATGTTGCCTTTGTTACTCTGGATGCCACCACGGCCACTGGTTCCGCGCCCGTCTCGCCGGCCGTTCAGAGGGATGGGTTCAAGCACCCGGGTCAACGCATCCAGCAGCTTGCTACCACTGTTAATGAGCCGTCCTGGGCGTCGGAGCCGGAAGACAGCCTTGAGGGGTTCCTGCTTGCCGTGACAATGTACTCCCTGAATTGGTTCAGGGTTGAGTCACGGGGTTTGGGTACTTCGGCCCTAGTGCCGGCTGCCAAGCAGGGGTTCGACTCTGTCATCGTGCATGCTTGCTGGAGTAGGCATTTGCTGTCTGAATGTATTGTGTTGCTGGAGAGTGGGGAGTTATGCTGGTTCAATCTAGATACACGGCAAGGTGGAAAAATGAAAATTGATTTTGGTAGCAAGGATGACTGTGGGGACTGGCTAAGCTGTGATTATGGGGCTCAACCGTGGATAGTAATTGTTGCGAGTTCAAAATCCATTCTTTTGATTGACTTGAGATTTGGGGACTGTGGCGAGTGCAAGGTTTTAGCAAGAGTTGGGATGCCAGGACTGTTTGAAACTGACCCTTTTGCTGGGGCGGATCAGTATCTTGCATTCTGCAGGGCTGGGTTTGATCATTTCCATTTCTCAGTGGTGACAAAGCGTTATTTGATTCTACTTGATGTGAGACAGCCGTTGACACCTGTGTTGGCATGGCAACATGAGCTTGAGAGCCCTAACAATGTTGCTATGTTTCGGCTTTCTGAATTGAGACATTCCAAGGAACATGAGTGGGCATCAAGTTCTGGTTTTGCTATTTTGGTTGGTTCATTCTGGACAGGCGAGTTCAGTGTGTTCTGTTATGGACCTAAGGAGCAAGGCTGTCCTGAGAATTCTCACCTGTATGCTTGGGATCTTCCATCACGGTTCTCTCTGACAAATCAGCACTGCAGCTGCAGCAATGGAATAGTGAAAGATGTATTCTCAAGGCCTGTTTCAAGAGATGGCTATGTTTCCCAACCAAGTAAGAACCCCACTATTGGCTACTGCATTCTTCCACATGACTTCTTGGTGTCGGAGCCATCATTTACTGGCTTTGCTTTGATTTGTCTGAAAGCATTGGGGAAGTTAGAAATGCAAAGGTACCGTGCATCAGCATCACATGATGATGTCCCATGTGATGAATCACAACATACTGCCAGGACTAGCAAGTTAGCTACATTTCCTGACACTCTCTGTGAAGATTTCCCCTTCAGATATAGTTTAATGAAGTTGCATTTTCTATCTAAATATCTGGAAGGGAATCTGTGCAATGCATTGGTGAAGCATTATTCTGGTGTCAATAAACAGATGGGCCGAATTATTGTTAGTGAAGCTGTGTCAGAATATGCAGAAGATAACTCTAGTTCATCTTCTCGATCAGTTTCAGATTttctatgcaatgctagtatcCCCATGAACATTTTTGAAATTGCATGCCAGAGAATATTGAACAGCCTACCATCAAATATCCTTCATGTTACCTTCTCGAAATACAAGGACATGCTAGCATGCAGCACAGAGAAAACCGTAAGTGAGCATTTAGATGTTCCTACCTGTTTGGCACACGATAAACTTCGACCTTTCCTGTTGGCAAAACCTTCAAGCATAAGTTACTATCTGACTAGCAAGGTTCAGTCTCCAAATGCACTTGTTGGTCCAGTACTGCCCATACATGTTCTACTTGCAATGGAAGAGATAAGCAAGGGTATAGAAAGCTTTTCTGAAGGAGCAACTTTAGAAACTGACTCTGTAAGCGATCAATGTAGTGAAGTTTTTGAAGCCTTTGATCCTGTAATATCAATTGCTGACACGCACAACTTTGATGTTTCACAAGGGCTGAATCACGAGAAGCCCTATTTTGGTTATGAGCCTCAGATTGAACATAGGTTCACCCTAGATGGAAATGctggaaaggagaaagaagatcGTAAGCTAGACAATCTGTTGCATACATCTGCAACATCATATCAGGATAAAATCTTTACAACATTTGTCTGCGGAAAAGCAAAAGTTCCTGATTGTGGACCTGAACAAGCTGCAACTTCTTTCTTTGATTTTGGCCCAGTGAGGATGGACTTTGATACCCCAGGCATGGAAATTCAGCCTGATGAAGAAAAAATGTACAAATGCTTGACAAAACAATTTGTAACATGGCAAAACAGTTTCAAGCCATACCAAGATTTTTGTAGCTCTCATAAAATACAAAGGCTAAGCCAATAG
- the LOC120690489 gene encoding bZIP transcription factor 16-like isoform X3 produces MGKGDVATRSKSQKSSAIQNEQSTPTNPPTAYPDWSQFQMMPPYGTPPPYAAMYAQGTPYQQASMPPGSHPYSPYPMQSPNGTVQTPTSGAGGSETDKSSKNKWKTLLKRSRGSLGSLDVVAAKNNKSPAKPSASSSNEGSSQSESGSGSSSEGSSTNSKSDSRVKDSSERGQGNDSRRKGTQSSAVEPTQPSSGPVVLNPMMPFWSVPPPMGGPATTLNMGVDYWGAPASVPVHGKVIAAPASAPSSNSRDIVLSDPAIQDERELKKQKRKQSNRESARRSRLRKQAEWEEVANRADLLKQENSSLKEELKQLQEKCDSLTSENTSLHEKLKALEDEKSNGNWYKD; encoded by the exons ATGGGAAAGGGAGATGTGGCCACTAGGTCCAAGTCTCAAAAATCGTCAGCAATACAG AATGAGCAGAGTACGCCTACTAATCCCCCCACAGCATATCCTGACTGGTCTCAGTTCCAG ATGATGCCTCCTTATGGGACACCACCACCATATGCAGCTATGTATGCACAAGGCACACCATATCAGCAGGCATCCATGCCACCG GGTTCACACCCATACAGTCCTTATCCTATGCAGTCACCAAATGGGACAGTTCAAACTCCA ACATCTGGTGCTGGCGGTTCAGAGACAGATAAATCAAGCAAAAATAAGTGGAAGACTCTCCTGAAGAGATCCAGAGGAAGTTTAGGTAGTCTGGATGTAGTTGCAGCCAAAAATAATAAATCACCTGCAAAACCTTCAGCTTCTTCCTCCAATGAAGGTTCTTCACAAAG TGAGAGTGGAAGTGGGAGTTCTTCTGAAGGAAGCAGTACAAATTCAAAAAGT GATTCAAGGGTAAAGGATAGTTCTGAGCGCGGGCAGGGTAATG ATTCTAGGCGTAAAGGTACTCAAAGCTCTGCAGTTGAACCCACACAACCATCTTCTGGTCCAGTTGTGCTTAACCCCATGATGCCATTTTGGTCTGTCCCCCCTCCGATGGGTGGTCCAGCAACTACTTTGAATATGGGAGTGGATTACTGGGGTGCTCCTGCATCTGTACCTGTGCATGGTAAAGTTATTGCAGCGCCAGCATCAGCACCTTCATCAAATTCGCGTGATATTGTTCTCAGTGATCCAGCTATACAG GATGAGCGAGAATTGAAGAAACAAAAGCGGAAGCAATCAAATAGGGAATCAGCTCGCCGCTCAAGATTGCGCAAACAG GCTGAATGGGAGGAAGTAGCCAACCGTGCAGATTTGCTAAAGCAGGAAAACAGTTCACTCAAAGAAGAATTGAAGCAACTTCAGGAGAAATGTGATAGCTTGACCTCAGAAAATACATCTCTACAT GAGAAGCTTAAAGCGCTTGAAGATGAGAAATCAAATGGAAATTGGTACAAAGATTAA